One window of Corynebacterium accolens genomic DNA carries:
- a CDS encoding copper transporter, producing the protein MAKTQLITGLGLGAAVGVALGALVIAPNLTTSVADDDPIRAEHRKVVQENRILQNQNEASDDIVKNVAPDLVSGTLSQRPVLVISTDDANSRDLSDITKLLEASGATKAGEIKLSKDFLRGESKDDIVSILKDKAPKKADLKGLDKTVGSYGGEALGAALSMDQESTEPLASVKERSELLRALRDKEFIDYEDGTILPAQSIIIVSGSGVRGYYSDTLAEFATALDEVNGSVVLSARAKQTQDEKTIEQLRTKDVDLSTVDGIERAVERIAVISAAEEQLNGGRGDYGSAESADSALPEEEKE; encoded by the coding sequence ATGGCGAAAACGCAACTAATTACGGGCCTTGGACTCGGCGCAGCGGTCGGTGTAGCCCTCGGAGCCTTGGTGATCGCGCCCAACCTGACCACCAGCGTGGCCGATGATGACCCGATCCGTGCGGAACACCGCAAGGTGGTGCAAGAAAATAGGATCTTGCAGAACCAAAATGAGGCGAGCGATGACATAGTCAAGAACGTGGCACCAGACTTGGTGTCTGGGACGTTATCGCAGCGGCCAGTGCTGGTCATTTCCACCGATGATGCAAATAGCAGGGACCTGTCTGATATCACGAAGCTCTTAGAAGCCTCTGGGGCCACCAAGGCAGGAGAAATCAAGCTGAGCAAAGACTTCCTGCGCGGGGAAAGCAAAGACGATATCGTATCAATCCTTAAAGATAAGGCCCCGAAAAAGGCAGATCTTAAGGGGCTCGATAAAACCGTGGGAAGCTATGGCGGCGAGGCTTTGGGCGCGGCCTTATCCATGGACCAAGAAAGCACGGAGCCGCTCGCAAGCGTGAAGGAGCGATCCGAGCTGCTGCGTGCCCTGCGCGATAAGGAATTTATTGATTATGAGGACGGGACCATCCTTCCGGCCCAGTCCATCATCATCGTCTCCGGCAGCGGGGTGCGCGGATATTATTCGGATACCTTGGCAGAGTTCGCCACCGCCTTGGACGAGGTCAATGGCAGCGTGGTACTGAGTGCGCGGGCCAAACAGACCCAAGATGAAAAGACAATAGAGCAGCTGCGCACCAAAGACGTGGATCTTTCTACCGTAGATGGCATCGAGCGAGCGGTAGAGCGCATCGCCGTCATTTCCGCCGCCGAGGAACAGCTCAATGGGGGCAGGGGAGACTACGGTTCTGCAGAAAGCGCGGATTCCGCCCTACCTGAAGAGGAGAAAGAATAG
- the cmk gene encoding (d)CMP kinase — translation MISNMPDEGLILAVDGPSGTGKSTTCRALAKQLDAKYIDTGAMYRVATLAVLRQGVDPADKQAVISATANLPLEVSDDPDSTQVLFDGADVSRIIREDEVTQNVSAVSAIPEVRENLVALQRTLAQRAHRAIVEGRDIGTVVLADAPAKAFMTASAEVRAQRRHDQNEKAGIASDFESVLADVQRRDAADSSRATSPLRPADDATIVDTSDMSPEDVVQALINVVKESRS, via the coding sequence ATGATTTCGAATATGCCTGATGAAGGCCTGATTCTCGCGGTCGATGGCCCCTCCGGAACGGGAAAGTCCACGACCTGCCGGGCCTTGGCCAAGCAGTTGGATGCAAAATACATCGATACCGGCGCCATGTACCGCGTGGCAACCCTTGCGGTATTGCGCCAAGGCGTGGACCCTGCGGACAAGCAGGCGGTGATTTCCGCGACGGCCAACCTGCCCTTGGAGGTTTCCGATGATCCCGATTCCACGCAGGTGCTTTTCGATGGCGCCGATGTCTCCCGCATCATTAGGGAAGACGAGGTCACCCAGAACGTCTCCGCGGTATCTGCCATCCCGGAGGTGCGGGAGAACTTGGTGGCATTGCAGCGCACGCTGGCACAGCGCGCCCACCGCGCCATCGTAGAGGGCCGCGATATCGGCACCGTCGTGCTAGCCGATGCCCCGGCGAAGGCCTTTATGACGGCTTCCGCGGAAGTTCGCGCGCAGCGCCGGCACGATCAAAACGAAAAGGCCGGCATCGCCTCCGATTTTGAATCGGTACTGGCAGATGTGCAGCGCCGCGATGCCGCGGATTCTTCCCGCGCCACCTCGCCGCTTCGCCCAGCCGACGACGCCACTATTGTCGATACCTCTGACATGAGCCCGGAGGATGTCGTGCAGGCTCTTATCAACGTGGTTAAGGAGTCCCGCTCATGA
- a CDS encoding NUDIX domain-containing protein, whose protein sequence is MAHDFQVLDSELIFDAPIVAVRRDTLSMPGGNTADREIIEHLGAVAVVALDEDRRIAMVHQYRHSVGKRLWELPAGLLDVKGEDELSGAQRELQEEAGLAAKNWEVLTDMVTSPGFCEEAVRIFLARDLSEVPALEGTGDEEADMDFAWVDLDRAVNKVLAGEIVNSVACAGILAAYATVIGGKPTRPVDAPFDLRPTHMAARRSGPDLKKQ, encoded by the coding sequence GTGGCCCACGATTTTCAAGTCTTGGATTCAGAGTTAATCTTTGATGCCCCGATCGTCGCCGTACGCCGCGATACGTTGTCCATGCCGGGAGGCAATACCGCGGATAGGGAGATCATTGAGCACTTGGGAGCCGTCGCGGTGGTGGCCTTGGATGAGGATCGGCGCATCGCGATGGTGCATCAGTACCGGCATAGCGTCGGCAAGCGGCTGTGGGAGCTGCCTGCAGGACTGCTAGATGTAAAGGGCGAGGATGAGCTTTCCGGCGCGCAGCGCGAGCTGCAGGAGGAAGCGGGCCTTGCCGCGAAGAACTGGGAAGTTCTCACGGATATGGTGACCTCACCGGGGTTCTGCGAGGAAGCAGTGCGGATTTTCCTTGCCCGCGACCTTAGCGAGGTCCCGGCACTGGAGGGTACCGGCGATGAAGAAGCCGATATGGATTTTGCCTGGGTGGATTTAGACAGGGCAGTAAATAAGGTGCTGGCCGGTGAGATCGTTAATTCCGTTGCGTGCGCGGGTATTTTGGCCGCATATGCCACGGTGATTGGTGGGAAGCCGACTCGTCCGGTGGATGCCCCGTTCGATCTGCGCCCGACCCATATGGCTGCCCGCCGCAGCGGACCGGACCTGAAAAAGCAGTGA
- a CDS encoding ParA family protein yields MSEEGLFSTSDVETGLTGRPVRELPEPAPLEKHGPATIISMCNQKGGVGKTTSTINMGACLAEYGRKVLLVDLDPQGALSAGLGLNHDDIEDSIYDVMLDSHTSIHSAIHHTSVSGMDLVPANIDLSAAEIQMVNEVGREHTLARALRPVRRDYDFIIIDCQPSLGLLTVNALACSQGVIIPMECEFFSLRGLALLTDTVEKVSDRINFDLEVMGILVTMFDRRTKHAREVMSRVVEYFGDQVFDTVITRTVRFPETSVAGEPITSWAPNSQAAQQYRDLAKEVIECSTV; encoded by the coding sequence GTGAGCGAAGAGGGTCTCTTTTCAACCTCTGATGTAGAGACGGGGCTAACTGGCCGCCCTGTCCGCGAGCTGCCGGAACCCGCCCCCTTGGAAAAACATGGGCCCGCCACCATCATCTCGATGTGTAACCAGAAGGGCGGCGTGGGCAAGACCACGTCCACCATCAATATGGGGGCCTGCCTCGCAGAGTATGGGCGCAAGGTCCTCTTGGTTGACTTGGACCCGCAGGGTGCTCTTTCGGCTGGGCTGGGATTAAACCATGATGACATCGAGGACTCGATTTATGACGTGATGCTGGATAGCCATACCTCTATCCACTCCGCCATTCACCACACCAGCGTGTCCGGCATGGACCTCGTTCCGGCCAATATTGACCTTTCCGCAGCAGAGATTCAGATGGTCAATGAAGTAGGCCGCGAGCACACCTTGGCCCGCGCCCTGCGTCCGGTGCGCCGAGATTATGACTTCATCATCATTGATTGCCAGCCTTCTTTGGGTCTGCTTACAGTCAACGCCCTAGCTTGTTCCCAGGGCGTCATCATTCCTATGGAATGCGAGTTCTTCTCGCTGCGCGGGCTTGCCTTGCTGACGGATACGGTGGAAAAGGTCTCTGACCGCATCAACTTCGATCTGGAAGTAATGGGCATTCTGGTCACCATGTTTGACCGGCGGACCAAGCACGCCCGTGAAGTCATGTCCCGCGTGGTGGAATATTTTGGGGACCAAGTATTCGATACCGTCATTACCCGTACCGTGCGCTTCCCAGAAACCTCCGTGGCCGGCGAGCCCATCACCTCGTGGGCGCCGAATTCGCAGGCCGCGCAGCAATACCGTGATCTGGCGAAGGAAGTCATCGAGTGCTCGACCGTCTAA
- a CDS encoding pseudouridine synthase, translated as MTPPARRDGTPDKKQRDSDIVVSNAKPARNQHVSKKKQKATAESVARDLGADWLVDDDKPKGERLQKVLAKAGVASRRHAEILIDAGRVEVNGNVILKQGVKVNPAVDVIRVDGVRVNVNEDQEYFILNKPRGMQSTMSDDLGRPCVGDVVSEKVASGQRLFHVGRLDADTEGLLILTNDGELANRLMHPKYEVKKTYLATVLGEADNKLVRQLKEGIELEDGLAKADFVQVVDKNQGFSLVRVELHEGRKHIVRRLLKEAGYPVQRLVRTKLHTVQLGDMKPGGLRALNSNELTSLYKAVGM; from the coding sequence GTGACTCCTCCCGCTCGCCGTGACGGCACACCGGATAAGAAGCAGCGAGACAGCGATATCGTTGTCTCTAATGCCAAGCCGGCTCGTAATCAACACGTTTCCAAGAAAAAGCAGAAGGCCACTGCAGAATCGGTGGCGCGCGATTTGGGCGCTGACTGGCTGGTCGATGACGATAAGCCCAAGGGCGAGCGCCTGCAGAAGGTCTTGGCCAAGGCGGGCGTCGCATCGCGCCGCCACGCGGAAATCCTCATTGATGCCGGACGCGTTGAAGTAAACGGCAATGTCATCCTCAAGCAGGGCGTGAAGGTCAATCCCGCCGTGGACGTCATCCGCGTTGATGGCGTTCGCGTCAACGTCAACGAGGACCAAGAATATTTCATCCTCAATAAACCCCGCGGAATGCAGTCGACGATGTCAGATGATCTCGGCCGTCCCTGCGTGGGTGACGTGGTTTCTGAAAAGGTTGCCTCGGGCCAGCGCCTATTCCACGTAGGCCGCTTGGATGCGGATACGGAAGGCCTGCTCATCCTCACCAACGATGGGGAATTGGCCAACCGCCTGATGCACCCCAAATATGAGGTGAAGAAAACCTACCTGGCCACGGTATTGGGCGAGGCCGATAATAAGTTGGTGCGCCAGCTTAAAGAGGGCATCGAGCTAGAAGATGGCCTAGCCAAGGCCGATTTCGTGCAGGTAGTGGACAAGAACCAGGGATTCTCTTTGGTCCGAGTCGAGCTGCACGAAGGGCGCAAGCACATCGTCCGCCGCCTGCTGAAGGAAGCTGGCTATCCCGTGCAGCGCCTGGTGCGCACCAAGCTGCACACGGTCCAATTGGGCGATATGAAGCCCGGCGGGCTGCGCGCGCTGAATTCCAACGAGTTGACGAGCTTGTACAAGGCGGTGGGGATGTAA
- the scpB gene encoding SMC-Scp complex subunit ScpB, which produces MDLPFISQLRSRLESILLVLDSPASVESLARALSVEPAVISDCLRAIQREFDSRGSGIELRETPEGWRFYTRQENASAVEEFLLDGAQTKLSRAALETLAVVAYRQPVTRQQVSAVRGVNVDGVMRTLNLRGLIRELPQDEFEGASHRYETTELFLELLGIDSLERLPDLAPLLPDVDAIDEEY; this is translated from the coding sequence ATGGATCTTCCGTTCATTTCGCAATTGCGATCCCGGCTTGAATCGATCTTGCTGGTGCTCGATTCGCCGGCATCCGTAGAGTCCTTGGCGCGGGCGCTTAGCGTAGAACCTGCGGTCATTAGTGACTGCTTGCGGGCCATCCAACGCGAATTCGACAGCCGCGGCTCTGGAATTGAGCTGCGCGAAACGCCAGAAGGTTGGCGGTTTTATACCCGCCAGGAAAACGCCAGCGCGGTGGAGGAGTTTTTATTGGATGGGGCGCAAACGAAGCTCTCGCGCGCGGCCTTGGAAACCCTCGCCGTCGTGGCCTATCGCCAACCGGTCACGCGCCAGCAGGTCTCTGCGGTCCGCGGGGTCAACGTGGACGGCGTGATGCGCACCCTTAACCTGCGCGGGCTCATCCGTGAGCTCCCGCAGGACGAGTTCGAGGGGGCGTCGCACCGATATGAAACCACCGAGCTTTTCCTCGAACTGCTAGGTATAGACTCGCTGGAACGCCTTCCGGATCTGGCGCCGCTGCTTCCAGACGTCGATGCAATCGACGAAGAGTACTGA
- a CDS encoding NAD kinase codes for MREILLVPHANRAENLQATSRAAELLQEAGITVRVCADETVLPGLQHVSHSDAAAAGCELVLVLGGDGTFLRAADMARAVDIPVLGVNLGHVGFLAEWEVESLDRAVARVIEKSYRVEDRLTVDVSISDANGHQLASSWALNEASVENQNRSGVLDAILEIDRRPVSSFGCDGVLISTPTGSTAYAFSAGGPVLWPSLDAILVVPNNAHALFTKPLVVSPNSLVAVESTMQTTPAVVILDGCRELIMPPGARVEVVRGKRPVRWVRLDDQPFTDRLVSKLRLPVEGWRGPKEK; via the coding sequence ATGCGAGAGATATTGTTGGTTCCGCATGCCAATCGTGCAGAGAACCTGCAGGCTACCTCCCGTGCAGCCGAATTATTGCAGGAAGCGGGGATAACGGTGCGCGTGTGCGCGGACGAAACCGTCTTGCCGGGACTCCAACATGTGTCGCATTCTGATGCTGCTGCGGCGGGATGCGAACTGGTCCTTGTTTTAGGCGGTGATGGCACCTTCCTGCGCGCCGCCGATATGGCGCGGGCGGTAGATATCCCGGTCCTCGGAGTGAATCTGGGCCACGTAGGCTTCCTCGCGGAATGGGAAGTGGAGTCATTAGACCGTGCCGTCGCTCGCGTGATTGAGAAAAGCTACCGGGTAGAGGACAGGTTGACGGTGGATGTCTCTATTTCGGATGCCAACGGTCACCAACTGGCTAGCAGTTGGGCTTTGAATGAGGCCTCGGTTGAAAACCAGAACAGGTCGGGCGTGCTGGATGCGATTTTGGAGATCGACCGGCGCCCCGTTTCGTCGTTCGGTTGTGATGGCGTACTGATTTCTACCCCAACGGGTTCTACGGCGTATGCGTTTTCAGCTGGAGGCCCAGTGCTGTGGCCATCCCTGGATGCAATCTTGGTCGTGCCGAATAATGCCCATGCGCTCTTTACCAAACCATTAGTGGTTTCCCCGAACTCTTTGGTGGCGGTGGAATCAACCATGCAAACCACACCGGCCGTGGTTATCTTGGATGGGTGCAGGGAACTTATTATGCCGCCGGGTGCCCGCGTCGAGGTGGTGCGCGGTAAGCGCCCCGTACGCTGGGTGCGGTTAGATGATCAGCCCTTTACGGATCGATTGGTCTCTAAGCTGCGGTTGCCCGTGGAAGGCTGGCGCGGACCGAAGGAGAAATAG
- the steA gene encoding putative cytokinetic ring protein SteA, with protein MGHMALFSRTPEQPGESAALRDCTPGAKGLKKFSAGDIAVIDAANISRPEAQTLVDLQPSAVVNVARFSTGSIPNCGPHMLLDADIDLLEGLGEEFISEFKDGKKAHIGEDGKVYVGDKVIGTGQKISRERADKNFKAAQSALIDHMESYFARSIDFINSEGPLLIDGLGVPASGAEIAGRKVIVLSPTEDHRALLKDLRNFIREYEPLLVAVEEAADSLLEQGYKPDFVIGDPAKVSDEALRCGARIVVPADPEGSVEGLDRIQELGIGAMTFPAASESATDLALLFADYHGAGLIVQAGGGFDLDDIFANRVAPSAVLSRLKAGTKAVDAEAVINLYSVPSSHLGWLWALLSILVAIAAIILIVGFGGSQDFLSNLSQTWSSLF; from the coding sequence ATGGGGCACATGGCTCTGTTTTCCCGTACCCCTGAGCAACCCGGTGAGTCTGCCGCATTGCGCGATTGTACCCCGGGCGCGAAAGGTCTTAAGAAGTTTTCTGCAGGTGATATCGCCGTTATCGATGCGGCGAATATTTCCCGGCCCGAGGCACAAACGCTTGTGGACTTGCAGCCCTCCGCGGTGGTCAATGTCGCCAGGTTTTCTACCGGTTCCATCCCTAATTGCGGTCCGCACATGCTTCTCGATGCCGATATTGACCTCCTCGAGGGCCTCGGCGAGGAATTTATCTCGGAGTTTAAAGACGGCAAAAAGGCGCATATCGGCGAGGATGGAAAGGTCTACGTTGGCGATAAAGTAATCGGGACGGGGCAGAAGATTTCCCGGGAGCGCGCAGACAAGAACTTCAAGGCGGCACAAAGCGCACTCATTGACCACATGGAGTCCTATTTTGCGCGTTCCATTGATTTCATTAACTCTGAGGGCCCGCTGCTTATCGATGGCCTCGGTGTCCCCGCATCCGGTGCCGAGATAGCTGGCAGGAAGGTCATCGTTTTATCTCCCACCGAAGACCACCGAGCCCTGCTGAAAGACTTGCGGAATTTCATCCGGGAATATGAGCCGCTGCTCGTTGCGGTTGAGGAAGCCGCGGATTCCTTGCTGGAGCAGGGATATAAGCCTGACTTCGTTATTGGGGATCCAGCCAAGGTAAGCGATGAGGCGCTGCGCTGCGGCGCGCGCATCGTCGTACCCGCGGATCCAGAAGGCAGCGTGGAAGGCCTTGACCGCATCCAAGAGCTGGGTATTGGGGCCATGACGTTCCCGGCGGCATCGGAATCGGCCACGGATTTAGCGCTGCTCTTTGCGGATTACCACGGTGCGGGCCTCATCGTGCAGGCAGGCGGCGGCTTTGACCTCGATGATATTTTTGCCAACCGGGTGGCACCGTCTGCCGTCTTGTCTCGGCTGAAGGCTGGAACCAAGGCGGTTGATGCGGAGGCTGTGATCAACCTGTATTCTGTTCCATCTTCACACCTTGGCTGGCTATGGGCCCTCCTCAGCATCTTGGTCGCGATTGCAGCGATCATCTTGATCGTGGGCTTTGGCGGGAGCCAGGATTTCTTGAGTAATTTGAGCCAAACGTGGTCGAGCCTATTCTGA
- a CDS encoding segregation and condensation protein A, translating into MTQPEITGFRIALRNFEGPFDLLLQLIQAKKMDITDVALSEVTDEFVGYTRQLGENADLDETTDFLVVAATLLDLKAARLLPRGEVDDLEDLELLESRDLLFARLLQYKAYKQAADQFARWQREAQRSYPRAVSIEEQFAELLPPVTLGHTPASFAEMAAGVFRPRPPEEVATGHIHGVAVSVPEQAGKILETLKLMGAGQWTSFSSLTRDCTTTMHIVGRFLALLELFKAKAVDAQQEEALGQLDLSWTGLDVDPAVVAAANWD; encoded by the coding sequence GTGACGCAGCCAGAGATTACGGGGTTCCGCATTGCCCTGCGGAATTTCGAGGGGCCATTCGATCTGCTTTTGCAGCTCATCCAGGCCAAGAAGATGGATATCACGGATGTAGCCTTGTCTGAGGTGACCGATGAATTTGTCGGATACACGCGTCAATTGGGCGAAAACGCGGATCTGGATGAGACGACGGACTTCTTGGTCGTGGCGGCAACGCTGTTGGACCTGAAGGCCGCGCGCCTATTGCCGCGCGGCGAAGTCGATGACCTAGAGGACCTGGAGCTGCTGGAATCGCGCGACCTACTTTTTGCTCGTCTGTTGCAGTACAAGGCTTACAAGCAGGCGGCGGATCAATTTGCCCGTTGGCAACGGGAGGCACAGCGCAGTTACCCGCGAGCCGTGAGCATCGAGGAGCAATTTGCGGAGCTTCTACCTCCCGTAACGTTGGGGCATACTCCAGCGAGCTTTGCGGAAATGGCGGCGGGCGTCTTTCGCCCCAGGCCGCCGGAAGAAGTGGCAACGGGCCATATTCATGGCGTCGCCGTCTCCGTGCCCGAACAGGCAGGAAAAATACTCGAAACGCTCAAACTCATGGGCGCTGGGCAGTGGACAAGTTTTTCCTCGCTTACCCGGGATTGCACCACAACCATGCATATCGTCGGCAGGTTCTTGGCGCTCTTGGAGCTGTTTAAGGCCAAGGCGGTTGATGCCCAGCAGGAGGAGGCATTGGGCCAACTAGACCTTTCCTGGACCGGCTTGGACGTAGATCCTGCGGTCGTTGCTGCAGCAAATTGGGATTAG
- the recN gene encoding DNA repair protein RecN: MLVDISINDLGVIRHSSAELSEGLTVLTGETGAGKTMVVTGLRLLAGGRADASRVREGAKKAAVEGHFSSAKESISQLVDSVGGEPDENGEFIVSRTVSAAGRSRAYLGGRAVPAATLGDFAREIITVHGQNDQLRLLAPEEQLAAVDRADPQLAGIREDYAESFKKWRSLAKDYRRRTESRRELAQEADRLQYALEEINGVAPEPGEDAELVQLVQRLQDVDGLRESAHTALAAIDGTEELDEAASSLLGRAGSALVGSSDKQLADLGERISELTSQLGDISAELGGYLAGLPADPNLLEKSLQRQQDLRALTRKYASDIDGVLAWRDEAEAKLQSMDTSTEVLEELKAQVKEAEQEMKQKAAELTKGRQKAAEALGKLVTEELHGLAMPNSTLSVELSTAKYSKTGADAAELQLNGKPLATAASGGELSRVMLALEVVLASEDGATLVFDEVDAGVGGRAAVEIGRRLARLAAHNQVIVVTHLPQVAAYADAHLHVSKDKFTSGVAELSEQERVEELARMLAGLDDTDTGRAHAQELFDRAQKEASARLTQLAD; this comes from the coding sequence GTGCTTGTCGATATTTCTATTAATGATTTAGGAGTCATTCGCCATAGCTCTGCGGAATTGTCGGAGGGCTTGACCGTATTGACCGGTGAGACCGGTGCGGGTAAAACCATGGTGGTCACGGGGCTTCGACTGTTGGCAGGCGGGCGTGCGGATGCCTCGAGGGTGCGCGAAGGCGCTAAAAAAGCAGCCGTAGAAGGCCACTTTAGTTCCGCGAAGGAGAGCATTAGCCAACTGGTGGACTCGGTGGGCGGCGAGCCAGATGAAAATGGTGAATTTATCGTCTCGCGCACAGTTTCGGCAGCAGGGCGATCGCGGGCGTATCTGGGAGGGCGAGCCGTACCGGCCGCCACGTTGGGAGATTTCGCGCGGGAGATAATTACCGTGCATGGCCAGAACGATCAATTGCGCCTCTTGGCCCCAGAGGAGCAGCTAGCGGCGGTAGACCGTGCGGACCCGCAATTGGCGGGCATCCGGGAAGACTATGCGGAGTCCTTCAAAAAGTGGCGCAGCTTGGCCAAGGACTATCGCCGGCGCACGGAGTCCCGTAGGGAGCTTGCCCAGGAAGCTGACCGCCTGCAATATGCCTTAGAGGAAATCAACGGTGTGGCACCCGAGCCAGGCGAAGACGCGGAGCTGGTGCAGTTGGTGCAGCGCTTGCAAGACGTCGACGGCCTGCGCGAATCCGCGCACACTGCCTTGGCAGCGATCGATGGAACTGAAGAGCTTGATGAGGCTGCTTCTTCGCTGCTCGGGCGCGCGGGCTCGGCGCTGGTGGGATCCTCGGATAAACAGTTGGCGGATTTGGGCGAGCGCATCTCTGAGCTCACCTCGCAGCTAGGCGATATCTCGGCCGAGCTCGGTGGATACCTCGCGGGGCTGCCGGCGGATCCGAATCTGTTGGAAAAATCGCTGCAGCGCCAGCAGGATCTTCGAGCATTGACCCGGAAATACGCCAGCGATATCGATGGCGTTTTGGCGTGGCGCGATGAGGCGGAGGCCAAACTGCAGTCGATGGATACCTCGACGGAGGTCCTCGAGGAACTTAAGGCACAGGTCAAAGAGGCCGAGCAGGAGATGAAGCAGAAGGCGGCGGAGCTTACGAAGGGCCGCCAGAAAGCCGCGGAAGCGCTGGGCAAGCTGGTGACTGAGGAGTTGCATGGATTGGCTATGCCCAATTCCACGTTGTCGGTTGAGCTGTCCACGGCTAAGTATTCCAAGACGGGCGCCGATGCCGCGGAGTTGCAGCTCAATGGGAAGCCTTTGGCCACCGCGGCCTCCGGTGGCGAGCTGTCTCGCGTCATGCTTGCCCTCGAGGTCGTGCTCGCCAGCGAAGACGGTGCGACCTTGGTCTTCGATGAGGTCGATGCCGGCGTGGGCGGGCGTGCGGCGGTAGAAATTGGGCGTCGGCTAGCGCGGCTCGCTGCGCATAATCAGGTTATCGTCGTCACCCACTTGCCGCAGGTAGCTGCGTATGCAGATGCGCATTTGCATGTTTCTAAGGATAAATTTACCTCTGGGGTAGCCGAATTATCGGAACAGGAGCGCGTGGAGGAATTGGCGCGCATGCTGGCCGGTTTGGATGACACGGACACTGGGCGCGCGCACGCCCAAGAGCTTTTTGACCGCGCACAAAAGGAAGCTTCCGCGCGCCTTACCCAGCTGGCGGACTAA
- the xerD gene encoding site-specific tyrosine recombinase XerD yields the protein MTAAEDIAQTWLNHLAVERGVSANTLSNYRRDIRRYVDWLAVNEVQDLRQVTRPMVEAYLKDLRETMAVSSANRALIVARGLHKFAVAEGEIDSDVAAEVSPPSTGQHLPETLSVDEVTQLIEATPTETPVDLRDRALLEVLYGTGARISEVISLNVDDVATGDDVLVLHGKGDKERLVPLGSHARQAIDAYLVRARPVLGKGKTAALFLNTRGGALSRQSAWSIIKTAAQRSQLDKSISPHTLRHSFATHLLEGGADVRTVQELLGHSSVTTTQIYTHVTADSLREVWRTAHPRA from the coding sequence GTGACTGCTGCGGAGGACATAGCTCAGACTTGGTTGAATCATCTCGCCGTCGAACGCGGGGTTTCAGCGAACACCCTGAGCAATTATCGGCGGGATATTCGCCGGTACGTGGACTGGCTGGCAGTAAATGAGGTCCAGGACCTGCGGCAGGTGACTCGCCCGATGGTGGAAGCCTACTTAAAGGACCTGCGCGAGACAATGGCGGTGTCCTCTGCCAACCGTGCCCTCATCGTGGCCCGCGGGTTGCATAAATTCGCCGTTGCGGAGGGTGAAATTGATAGTGATGTTGCGGCCGAGGTAAGCCCGCCTTCCACTGGACAGCACCTGCCAGAGACCTTGAGCGTTGATGAGGTGACGCAGCTTATCGAAGCGACGCCGACGGAAACGCCGGTCGACCTTCGCGATAGGGCGCTATTGGAAGTACTCTATGGCACTGGGGCGCGCATTTCTGAGGTAATTTCGCTCAACGTCGATGACGTAGCTACTGGCGATGACGTCCTAGTCCTGCACGGCAAAGGTGATAAGGAGCGGCTCGTACCCCTTGGCTCGCATGCTCGCCAGGCCATCGATGCCTATCTGGTGCGCGCCCGTCCCGTGCTGGGAAAGGGCAAAACGGCTGCGCTGTTTTTGAATACCCGCGGTGGCGCGCTATCGCGGCAAAGCGCGTGGTCCATCATTAAGACCGCCGCGCAGCGCAGCCAGTTGGATAAGTCCATTTCCCCGCACACGCTGCGTCATTCCTTTGCCACGCACCTTCTCGAAGGCGGTGCCGATGTGCGCACCGTGCAGGAGCTTTTAGGGCATTCCTCCGTGACTACCACGCAGATCTATACGCACGTGACTGCTGATTCCTTGCGGGAGGTGTGGCGGACAGCGCATCCGCGGGCGTAG